ATACgctatgtttctgttttcatatgATGTCACCGTGTAAATAAACCTTTTACCAGAAGCTCCTGAGCATCTTTGAGCTGAggtgaggcttttattttgtaaagctGTCCcagcagtgctgcagtgtgtccaCCAGGAGGcagattttctgtctgtctacctgCCACCTCCCTCTGAGagcctcccagcatgcacttcTGTGGTACACTGTGACataacacacatgtacacgtGATTAGATGAGATGTCAGGAATCAGACGCATCATGTGTCTGAAaccaaacagactgaaaatccAGGGTCCGATTCAAGGATGTGTAGTCCTCACGTGCTCAGGAtgcacagtgaaacacaacGTGACCAACGCTGTTCAACACTGTCCCAAAGAGacaacatgacaaaatgaagacGACAAAAACAGGATCTAATGTCTAAAATCCTCAGGAAGCTGATCAGTTCATCAGCTGATCAACAGGAAAATAATCAAGTTGTTTACTCTGTGGCTTCAAGCTGTTTGCAGCTTTTCAGGTGTGAGggctttttctctgtttctgtctgaactgAGTCTGAGTTCAGAGACAGTGGACACACAACATTAATTACATTATTAGGACTTATTGTTGGGTACAgcttacattacattacaaagTCTAATactgcagagacactgaggtATTGACATGGGACGTAGGACGTGTCCATTAACCGCTGACAAAGCTCCactctgcagcacaaacaatTTGTAGGAGCCTGGACGGACTCGGACATCACAAACACCTGATGAAATAAAGCGAGGTGAGTTGTGTTGAAGGGTTAGGGGGTGAGGGTTGGGGTGAGGGGTTAGGGTGGGGGTTAGTGTTCTGGCTCCATGCAGCAtccacacactgcacagtgaCCTCTGTTTTTAAAGCTATTACATAAGAAATCAGCAAACTACCAGGAAACCATGTGTGAATCAGTGTGTCCTCtggaactgggacacagctCATGACTCCACCTGGTGCCTCCTGATTGGTTGGTGGGGCCGTTGAAGAATAGCAgcagctgaccaatcagagagcagagtggaAAATCGGTTATGAGGTTTGAGTTTGACCCACTTCTGATCCGTGTGACTCACTTtcttgtgagtctgtgactTAAAATCCTCCCTGACAGAAAGAttagagatgatgatgatgattattatctCAGTGTAAAACTTCAGACATgatctgcttctgtttcctgtcattataaaatgaatgtctttgtgtttttggacaCTTTTAGACTGAAGGACAGGTTtgaaaaatcagtgaaagaaagaatgaggTTTGGTTCAGAAGCTTCTAACATTTGCTGTGTTGATTACAGACCTGATTTCTTGATTGTTTTTATGCTAACAGCATTAATCATCTATACTTTAGCTTTTTAGATTTAAAAGCTCTGTGACTTTCAAACAAGAAATATCCGCAGTCACTTCACTAATCACCCCCTGTGACGAACTGATTAATTACATCACTATATTACTTATTGTCACTAAATTCATGTacttaataattaaaataaatacgTCATTCTTCGATCATGAAGAATGTATGGAATTAAATTGTGGTTTGAAAAAGGTCTTAAAACATCTGTAGGACAGACAGAACCAGATCATGTGATCagaacaacaaagacacaggtTGAGACCATCAGGATTCTTCAGTCTGTCTTTACAACGTAAGCTCACATTATAATACATACACCAGAATACAGAATATCTTTTCCATTAGATGCATTTCATACTTCAcgtttcaaatgtgttttacataCAGTTTGTGCCCCACACACTTTTATAGTCTTAATATTTGCACAGACATGTATTCatattaacaaaaaatataGACGTAAAATATTACATCCTGGTGTCATACACAGTTCTCCAAACAGTTCAAGTATAACTGGATATTtgtatttcagtatttacagtttttacagaGGATTTGCTGCATAACGTTTGTTAGAGAGGTGAGTGGTTGAGGCTTCGGTCTGCACGCTGCAGCTCACTCATGTCTGATTTTCTGATTGTACTTAAACACATcgtccctcctccacctcctctgtcagTGAAGCTGTCAGTCACCACCGCTCCGTGGTACTGCTGGCTGGTGTTGGCTCGGGTCAGAGGGAAGGTTTGAATATCGGAAGTTCTGGATGTCCCCTTTTTCCTGAAAGAACCGGAAGAGTgcgatgttttgtgttttctggtcACAGCAGTGCCCCCGTGCTGTGGCTCCATCCctgtgttttcagctcctgTTTGCAGTGTAATTTAACTGCACCTGTGTGCACCTGTCCGGCTCTGCTCACACGTGAtctttgacctttcacctctctgcctctgtttcacCAACACTTGGATGAATTTCGCTGAGATGTGGTGTGACCACAGCTTCAAATGTTTCAATGCACGGCTAGGTgcattagcctagcttagcacaaagactgaaagcagggggaaactgctagccAGTGTTACAGCAGCTGGTAGTTAGGCTTGTTTactcatttgttttgtatttgtttatttctttagtGTTTGTCCATTACTGAGCATCATGTCCTGTCCTCTGCTTTCTTTACTCATCTTTCTTTAGCTTTTCTTCCCCTCATCATACCATAAAGTCAAAGAAAAGGTGAAGCTAGGCTATCAGGTTTCCTCCAGTCCTCTCGCTAAGCTAGGTTAAACACTTTGTGCTGGATCCACAGAGATTACATGAATGTGAATTGTTCCTGGATTAAAGATAAAACATGTCCAGTCTGGAGGATTCTGGAGGCCAGAAACTGCTCCGTGAGCTACAGACTTATTTTGGCAGTGAGCTGAACAGTTGATGCCAAGGTAACGTCATCACCATGCCACCATGTTAGGGGCGATGAAGTTATCATCAGCGCTGGGATTATGATGTAATGAGGCAATGTCATGGCGATGGAGAGCTCCACATGATCTTGTTTATCATCACTAGCAGCCACAGGAAGTGACCCTGAATCCCGTCTGAACAGACAGACCGGTGATGTCAGTGACATCGTCACGCGTCGATGCGGAAGGACAGGAGCTTCTCAGAGTGCATGTTGTTGAGTGTTCGCAGGTCGGGCAGCTTCAGCAGAAGTTTGGTGAAGCGCGGTGAGTCCAGGTTGTGGTGGTTGTTGCCAGGGACGACAGCCGACTTGCTGACCAGCGAGCGCAGAGCTCGGATCAGGctctcctgcagctgctccaccGACGCCACGTTCTCGATACCAGAGCGgtctgaggaagaggaagaggaaaacatgagGAAACTGCTCACAGTGTGATTGTGTTGGAACAGCAGTGGTGGCGTACCTCAGGACTTGAGTCTGTGTCCTTCTCTAGAGCACAACCTAAAGTTCCCCTGATATCGGCAAATATATTGAGTGATATTAGCTCAAAGGTATCGATTCATATGTGAGctattaaatgacaaaaagaaaaagaagaaattgatttaaaaagaaTTCCTTCATTGGTTGGGCTTTGGGAGACACAGCAtcgtgtttctgttttatgcagatgacacagcATTCTATTCTCCTGTTATCCCCACTTCTCCCAAAACTAAATCTTAAATCTAAACACTTACTTtctcaagacaaaaaaaatataactcAATAAATGGACGTAGTAACAGATCTGAGCCTGGCTCACACTCTGCCATCACTGCTGGTGGATGTGAAATGTATTCTGGGATTCTCTTCGACCTccagtcagctgctgcagggTTGAAACACTGATGTGGACTTGGATCACTACTTGCGTTGTGACTGATGATGTTACAGAGAAGAACACAGATTGTGAAAGGCTGAATAAGAGAGCATTAATCTGCTGAGTCATCCCCACCTGCAGACACCAGCACCACGGCGGTGAACAGTCCCAGTTCCTCAGTGTTCAGCTCCAGTGCAGCCAGTTTGTGGCTGAAGTCGAACATGGCTCCCAGCAGGTCACTCATCCCCATtgcctgcagctcctccaggcTGTAGGTGGCGCCAGAGATAAAGGTAACCATCTGTTCATTCACGTTGAACAGCGAAGCAAAGCGCACCATCAGCACCTGCAGGGAGAAGAAAAACGAGGAAGCTAGTTAGCTGCCTGGATTTGTTCTTTATACCATTATGGTttgtgcttattgttgtaaaatGGTCATTTCAAGTAAAGATGAAGACACCAGCAATAAGCTGAAACATCTGTCTATGCAGCGTCTGTTACTGAGGATAAGTATCCTGTGTTATCGTATCATTAGCACCACGCAGGAAGAGTTAGCAGATTATTTCTGTGACTAAGGCTGTCCAAATATTCACATATCATTTCATCCTAGATGAGGACAGTTAATAAAACCATTCAACTGAAAGACTGAATGGAATTTGGAATATTTGAAATGTAAAAGATGAAGGTGAAGGTTTAACATAAAGTTTAACTTTGCTGTAACTGAACAGATCCATCGTACCTCAAAGGTGCCGGCCTTCAGCAGGGTGACCTGGTCGTTCTGGGACAGAGCACTGAATCCTGGGATATGTTTGGCAAACTCCACCACCTCTCTGACAGCGGGggtgaaggacagagagaagtcCTCCCAGATCTCCTGGGGGGTCTTTGAGGGGTCAGCATGAGGCCGCATGTTCATTGGACAAGCctaaagaaagaggagaggttCATCAACCAGTCAGGTGATGGTTTGCTTAGTAACAGTACTTCCTGTCTCCTGAGACTGATCTCTGATCAGATCATTGATCCTCAGCCATCGATGCTTACTGAATAGTCAACTAATTTAAATACAACGCTTTGATTGGTTCTTACCAACACTATTCCTGTGCGGTTCCTCATTGGACAGTTCTGCCCCTGGGTCACATGATCACCAAGCTTGTTTCCTCCAATCAGATTATTGTTGTGTAAGCCCTGCCTCCTGTTGCCACGGTGATGATGCATGCCATTGCAGTTGTCTTCAGGTAGCAGGTAGCGACCTGTGCCCAGGTTGTTGTTATGGTGATTGATGGTGTTGAGGCTGTTGGCATGGTAGCCATTGGGGCAGCGATTGGGGCCCCAGAGCTCCGCCTCCGCATTATGGTGGTGGGCGTggttattctgctgctgctgaggtggTGTGTGGGCATTGGCCAGCTTGTCGTGAGCGTACAGGAAGGTCTCGCGGTGAGCACGGGCGATGGCGCTAATGGTGTACTCCACCCCGGGGCTGGTAGTGGGTGtagggaagggggaggggctccgACAAGGGGGAGGAGGATTTGGAAGAGGAgtgggtgaggaagaggaggctggggcaggaggggaaggggaggagggggcgaGTGGCAAGGCTGAGGTCTGGGGCTGGGGGGCAATGGTCATGCCCgggcagggagaggaggatgatgaagaagatgatgacgatgaagaagaggaggaggaagaggcgaGGCTGGCGAGCTGGAAGTCGTTCTGCAGCTGGTTGTTGACCATGTTGTTCATGGCGCTCTGCATCTCAGCCAACATCCTCTGTTTCTCACGTTTCGGGATCCGACCAAAACGAACCGCTGTGgacggaggaagaggaggaagaggaggaggtgttaGACAGTTACATAATGATTTATCTGGATCACCTCTGCAACACCTGTACAACACCTGTCgcagacagaaacaccttgttgatgagaggtCAGGGCTTTTTCTATCAATCTGACAGGTAGGTGTACAGGCGAACAggtgtgcagacagacagacagacagacagacagacagacagacagacagacagacagacaggtgagtgcTGACCGTCTCGGCTCATGCCCACAGAAAGGCACTTCTTGAAGCGACATTGTTGGCAGCGGTTCCTGTTGATCCTCATGATGGTGCAGCTCTCGTTCTTCAGACACTTCTTGTACTGGATGTTCTGCTGGATGCTGCGACGGAAGAAACCCTGTGGGACACAGAGGCCACAGACCGGAGTTCAGCccaaaccctgcagctgtgTCAGGATTATTCCAGCTCTGTTCATCGCTCTCTGGTTCCTGTTCAGTGATCTTGGTCTGTCTCGTCTCATTTCATCTGAGCCAAAGTGGCTGAAGACAAAGGTCATGTTAGGTCATGTTAAATCATTCTGCGTGTGCGGGTTCTCACCTTACAGCCCTCGCAGGCGTGAACTCCATAATGGAAACCTGAGGCCACGTCGCCACAAACTTTACACAGCAACACCATCCCATTGAGCTCTGAAACACAGCGTCACAGTGTAAACTGTTAACATCAAATCAACATAGTCAAACTGGTTTTGAGAGAATCTAGGATCCAGGTTTCTTTATTGACAGCAGGTCCAGGATGGGATCAGTCTATCTTAGCTctgtcaaaaagaaaataaatccacCGGCTGTGTGACGGTGTGAGGAACCATCTGTGGCTCGCCTTTGGGTTTTTAACTGTATTGTTCTCTAACCATATCTGAGTTCAGATTTTGGAGCTTGGGTTGTTTACACTGGAACTCTGTCTGAATCACAGATGTCTGACAGCTAGCTGGTAAGCCTGCTAACTTGCCTGATTAGACTAACAGCTTGAATGCTGTGCAGTTAGCTCGTGATGCAACTGGCTGCTTATACAAATCTCTGCTGCTTGGTGTTGATTACATTCACCCTGCTACCTGTCATCAGGCCACGCTCCAACTATGACACCCAAACCAAAAGGAAAGGAGTGCTTCAGTCTGTCACCTGTGCAATATGTGACGTGAATAGAGAGATTTCCAACACACAGGTATTTTGGAAGGATAACTAAGGCAGGGTAACACGCTTTACAGAAAAAACTGTCTGTGTGGTGATAGAAGGACAGCTGGGACCAAAAACAGGTCAGAAAGCTGGAGTAATCATGGACTCAGAGCTAAACTTCAGATGTTCTTACTGGTCAGACTGGCCACCGACTTGCTGGGTGACGCCCTCAGAGATCCTCCATCGTCCCTGCCTCGAGGTGAACCTCCTGCTGAAGAGGAGGCCGAGGAGGAGCCATCCTCTCCTGCAGAGCCGGaactggagctgctgctcaggAAGGAGGGagttaaagaggaggaggaggtgaagcaggACTGGGAGTTGGAGTTCTCGCTGTACATGGAGACTGGACTGGTCCGGGTCGGAGATCCTCCACATAAACCCACGTAGGAGATCACACCTCCTGAAAGAGgggttgtgggggggggggtcagaggaTCAGCAGAGTCATCAGAGTTCGTCCTGACGGCGGCTCAGAGTCTGGACCAGAACATACTGAACAAACTATCAAGTCATGAGAGATTCTCTGCTCTGGGATCAGTTGGATGGCCTCACACTGTCAGGCATGAGGGAGCAgagccatctgtgtgtgtggctgggggcggagggggggggggttatatgCAGAGGAAGCCTGGCTGTTTtcctgtaaccatggtaacagctGGGAGGAGGGGTCTGCAGTGAAAgttgaaaacaaacagactttCTAGGAATTTTAGGAACAGAgcgggaggagggagcaggagggggagggagagtgTTTCGTCTGAGAGCGAGTAGACTCCGCCCCCCCTCATGATGAACGGATGGATGAAAAGCGATGCCTGAGATgataagcagcagaaacagactgatgaacagatggtaatcacacacacacacacacacacacaggtgaatgGAGATGTAAGAGCAGGAATCCTACAGTGGATTTTCCCTGATACAACTATTCATCTGTCCATCCAGTGTGTATACCTGTTTATCCTTTGTGGGACCATGGGGTGGGGTTGGTcgggtgtggggggtggggtgtgggggTTGTGGGGGGGGCGTGCGCTGCAGCCTATCCCAGCCTGCCTCTGTTTAAACCACAGATCTCAGAGCAGCTTTCTCTCAGCAGCGACTCAGCCATCcgtacactcactcactcactcactcatccatccgtacactcactcactcatccatccatacactcactcactcactcactcactcactcatccatccatacactcactcactcactcactcatccatccgtacactcactcactcatccatccgtacactcactcactcactcactcatccatccatacactcactcactcactcactcatccatccgtacactcactcactcatccatccatacactcactcactcactcatccatccatacactcactcactcactcatccatccatacactcactcactcactcactcactcatccatccgtacactcactcattcattcactcactcacttcagTCACTCATTTATATCTGGTTGTGTCTCTTTGATACACAACACTTTCTGTCAGGATGCAACACAGGGTCACTGTGTCAGGAGTCACCATGGTAACTGAGCATGTGCACCAGCCCTGTCCTGCTGTGCTGGCCCCACCCCTGGACACGCCCCCTCACTGTACTCATCCTGAGCACATTGACTCAGGGAGTGAAAATACAATCTGAAAGTACCTGTTCTTCactccagtgtttccacttCATGGTTCCACTACATTCATTTCACATGGACGGTCACTGCTTATCTCAgggtttcagcagcagctgtatgAAGCACCTGGACCTGCTTCATCTGAAAGGTTCTGACTGACAGGTGGAGAATCCAGGTGGGCAGGGAGGAATCCACAGACCTGAACACTGGAGAACTCAACCAGTCCACCTGCACCTGAAGGACCAGGGACACTCATCTGAGGACAGGAGTTCCCATTGTCTCCAGAGAAGCCGACcatctgcagcagaggaggtggaCCCCACAACAAGGTAAACACCTGGAGTCcccacctgtcagtcagagctgaagaGGCCGTTCAGATgaaggtgaaacgtcttcaagaacCTCGAGGTccttcacacagctgctggagaaacCCTGAGCCGGATGACTGAGagtcttcacagacattttaaagGGTCACTGCTTGTTTTAACTGTCTCAGCAGACTGTGTGCGTTCAGATGTTCAGCTTGTTGTAAACTGAAGACGATGATGGAAACAGGAGCCCTGTACTGAGTCCTGAGCCTGATCCATTACATCTGTTACGTAACCACATATAACTCCCAGTAACGCCAACTGTCTAACTGGGTCACCATGACAGAAACAAGAGGACAAGCCACGTCCTCTAGACACTCAGACATTAAACAGCTACAGACCAGAGTTCAAGGTGGACGTCACGTCCTCGTGCTGCTTCACCTTACTGAAACGTGCATTACTACAGGAAGAAactctgaatctgtttcagGTTTTCATCTAAACACAGCACGTGTGTCTTTAGTGAACAGTTTGTTTCAACCtgctgcctccctcctcctcctccctcccttcctcctccctcccagaCTGGGGGGAGGCTCGTGTATCCTCAGTAGTCACGCCTCTGAGCCACGTGCCTCCTCCACACAGCCGGCTCCACAGCGAGACCAGCCTGAGACCAGCCGCCTACGCAAcacacctccccctccctctgcctgcaCTCTCACGTTCCCGCCATTCattaccaacacacacacgcacacactcacagtgtggACTGATATACTTGTGAAGACCCACATTCATGTAACACAGTTCTTAGCTCCTAATCTCTCTTATGGTTTATTGAACAGGTCGAccacacaaaacagaacaatatgACCACAGAGGGACTGGGCCTGGACCTGCAGGAGCCCCCGGTCGCCCAGCGGCACAGCCTCCACAGCTGCAGCACCAAAGCAGAAACAACAGGAACCACAGCAGGAGGAAGGCCCTTACCGGCTCCAGCCAGAGTTAGCCTAGCTCTCACCTGACTCCTGTCACATGGCCCCATCCCTGGGCCTGCAACATCAACAGGTGCCAGATGACTTTAGTAAATAAGtatctgcctgcctgcctgcctgcctgcctgcctgcctgtctgtctgtctctctctctttattaaACTTTATTAAACTCCTACACAGTGAATCAGTACCTTAATGCTCAGACTGAGTGAGTCAAACTCAGGATCAGGATTAAATTTATGTCACACAAGAGAAAAAGCTCCAGCTCGCGCTGATGAAGCAGAGTCGGGATCAGGTGCTTTCATTTAAACTGAGACTTCCTGTATGTTCACACTGTTTATGTGACGTGTCCGTGTTTTGGAGTTTGGTGAGAGACATTCACCGCCgtggactctctctctccctctctccctctctccctctcccctctcccctctctccctctctctctcccctctctctccctctccctctctctctctccctctctcctctctctctctctctctcccctctctctctctctctctctccccccctctctctctctctctctctccctctctctccctctctccctctccctctctctctccccctctctctctctctctctctctctctcctctctccctctctctctccccctctctccctctccctctctctctccccctctctctctctctctctctctctctccctctctctctctctctctctctctctctctccctctccctctctctctccccctctctctctctctctctctcatccctctctctctctctctctctctctctccctctccctctctctctctccctctctctctctctctccctctgtctcatgCAGGAGGAGGATTATGCAATGAGCTTGGTCTGaccagcagccaatcacagcgcTCGGagctcagtgaaaacaaagcGCACATGGCTCGGTTTGCCGGTCCATGTGAACCAGCAACTGCCGCTCGGGTGGCTCGAGCAAGAGCGCACGCACACGCccgtgcacacacaaactgatcCACCTGACACCGAGCGGCCCGCCGACCGACCGCTGTCATCATGACCCAGTTCCCCGAAACACAACCGGAACCACGGTGACGGTCCTCGTGATGACCCGCCTCAGACGCAGGGACATGTGCCCGGTGTGTGGCGCGTTAATGAGGGCAGTGAGGCAGCTCAGCGCGAGGCTGCAGGATGCACAAACCGCTAAAACACCGAGCCACGGTCAGTGGGAGCGGCGCGGCGAACAGGGCGTCAAAACGCGCCGCGTCGCACCAAACCCGCTGAAACACTGAGTGAAACACAACAAAGGTCTTTACGCACCAACGAAGCCgagctcttttcttttctgtctttctttctctctctcttttttttttaacatgtttattgattttgttTACTTTCGTTTCCTTCTTTGCCGCCTCTCAAGGCGCCGCATCGCGCATCAAACCTCAGTTGATTGCAGGAGTTTATTgatgtttactgtttattgtctcacagagacagagcgaaGACGCTGCCTGAtgaactgcttttgttttgtgtcatatTCCGTCCCACGTTAACGTGCCTCCGTCACGCTGCCTTTCGCCGCGCGGGGCTGCGCTCACACCTGCAGCCTGACGCTCTCCGTGCAAAATCAGACACAAAATCTGACACttcttcaaaaacacaaagctcaGACGTCAAAGGTGAAGTGGACAGATTCCCACTGAGCTGTCCAACAGTCTGCAAACCCAAACGGACAGTTCGGCACCTCAAACACCTAAACATAGGCACGCCGCGCGCGCGCCGCTTCTGAAATCACCTTGCTTTGATTTTGGTGGACGGAAGGGGTGAGGAGGGTGCGCAAGGGAGTGTTGTTtacctgtgttgttgttgttattgttgtttgtgtCCACCGCGGTCGTCGTCATCCTGAGGTCCAACAGAGTCACGCACGAGAGCGTACTTTAAAGATCCCGGAGATTCGCCGCTCCGCCGCCCGCATCACAGACGgggaaaagtaaaagtaaaacaccacagaagaagaaggagaaccGTCTCTACTGAGACTCTACTGCATCGCTCTGTTTTTCTACCGACTGACTTGACCAGAAGTGATGTCTATCTGCCGCACGAGGAGCCTGTCATCTGCTGCACGCGCtttcctctctcgctctgtATTTTTTCAAACAGGGCGCGCGCCCTGCTTGATGATGATGTGAATGTGCTGGGGCCGCCGTGTCCGCACGCGGCAGAAAACGGGACCATGTGACCGCGGGGAGAGCCTCGTGCCCCAGTGACACACTTTCCCGCCCCTCCTCTGTGTAGTAAGACGCTTGTTTAAATCCCCGAGCACGTGGAGGTGCCCGCTGttctgagacagagaggggcaTTATGGGAAGTATAGGCGGGCAGCTGGTGTTGTAGTTAGCGGGGAGGGGACAGTGGAACCAGGAAGAACCCTCAGAGACCCTGGAACTCGAGCTTTGTTCATTCAAATTTAAACTTTAATGTTATTTGCACTTTTACCACGGACGGACGATGTGACACCAGGTCCCGGGCACAGACAGCTAAAAGGCCCCCCACCCTTCTGACACAGGACGCCCAGACTGAAGGAGACACAAGACAACAAACCACACTCAGCCACCCATCTCACAGTGCACTTGTTTTCTACCATTTCCCTGTGCCTTGTGGACAGGGTGTCCAGGTTGCTCTGGTAAACCTCGAGGAGGAATCTGTCCGAGTCTCACCAGGTGGATCAGCATCTGAATGTGGAGGGCTGCACCACTGACCCAGGCACTCAGAGCCTGAGACGACATGTCGCTCTTCAGattgtctgtgttgttaaagtTCATGGTGCTCCTCTTCAGGCTCATCGATCTGATCCCAGACCTCCAAGGCCCAAAACGCAGAGCGTCCTTTGTGCTCTCCTCAGGTGGACTGAAGGACACAATATCAGTGAGGACTGAGACAGCCAGTGACTCCAAGTCAACCAGCTTCTCCACCAGGCTCTGGATCCAGTCTGCAGCGCAGTCACCCACTTCCATTCCCCTCTTCACATCGTGTTGTTTCAGGTACTCTGAAGAAGCAGGACTGCAGAACTTTATGATGCTCTGACGAACTCTCAGATCTCAGATCAGTCAGAGAATGAAGTGATGTGGTGACTGGATGATTCAGATAAGAAGACAGTTCTTTGTCAATTCTACAGAACAAgcacaataaacagaaaaataaatcatataaaaacatttacacaatgCAGCTGTGAAAAATAGAACAACATAGTCGTCAGTGACATGTTGAAAGTGACAACATCAATATTGATatgataaaaatgatcaaatgataAATTTGAAGGTCACAGGGTGAAGATACTGGGCCCTTTAGGTTTGACACTCAGTGCAGACAGCTAATTATTGATGTTCCATTGTGCAGTGGCTAAACACCGGTAAAGATGGACCTCAG
The window above is part of the Toxotes jaculatrix isolate fToxJac2 chromosome 18, fToxJac2.pri, whole genome shotgun sequence genome. Proteins encoded here:
- the nr1d1 gene encoding nuclear receptor subfamily 1 group D member 1 is translated as MTTTAVDTNNNNNNNTGGVISYVGLCGGSPTRTSPVSMYSENSNSQSCFTSSSSLTPSFLSSSSSSGSAGEDGSSSASSSAGGSPRGRDDGGSLRASPSKSVASLTKLNGMVLLCKVCGDVASGFHYGVHACEGCKGFFRRSIQQNIQYKKCLKNESCTIMRINRNRCQQCRFKKCLSVGMSRDAVRFGRIPKREKQRMLAEMQSAMNNMVNNQLQNDFQLASLASSSSSSSSSSSSSSSSSPCPGMTIAPQPQTSALPLAPSSPSPPAPASSSSPTPLPNPPPPCRSPSPFPTPTTSPGVEYTISAIARAHRETFLYAHDKLANAHTPPQQQQNNHAHHHNAEAELWGPNRCPNGYHANSLNTINHHNNNLGTGRYLLPEDNCNGMHHHRGNRRQGLHNNNLIGGNKLGDHVTQGQNCPMRNRTGIVLACPMNMRPHADPSKTPQEIWEDFSLSFTPAVREVVEFAKHIPGFSALSQNDQVTLLKAGTFEVLMVRFASLFNVNEQMVTFISGATYSLEELQAMGMSDLLGAMFDFSHKLAALELNTEELGLFTAVVLVSADRSGIENVASVEQLQESLIRALRSLVSKSAVVPGNNHHNLDSPRFTKLLLKLPDLRTLNNMHSEKLLSFRIDA